ggagcgatatgttgagtattttgatgaattgctcaacaaccagaatatcggctagTTGGACGTCTCGCGAACTGAAAAATAccgccatccatccatccaccggcttaaaaactataagctgtcagaagccgatggaattccaatcgaattggttaaatatggaggcgaccaaccacACTAAGTAGTATGGgtattggacagcgaatcaattcctgacgactggcaacgaggcattatcttcccatacataaaaagggagatatcacacagtgcagcaattatagaggtatcacgttgctggtaTCATCTATAAGGcgttctcctctatcttgctaggccagattgCCCGATACgctcagaacaccattggcccatacccaggaggcagcagatcagattttctctctgcggcgagcgatggaaaactgttggaatatggacatcagttgcatcatctctcTACGACAGCATGGCCAAGGTAAAacagtacacggccatgagagaattcggtatcccgacgaaattaataagactgactaggctgaccctgacgaatgtacgaggccagataaaagcagcaggatcactctcgagaccattcaacatcaacaacggtctaaggcaaggggatgccctatcatgcgtcctctttaaattggccctggaaaaaatgattcgcgatgcagacgtaaatgggAGAGGAACCATCCTCTTCAGGTCCACCCGACTACTGGACTAAGCcagcgatattgacattgacatggaaaaaacaacccgagatgtacagtctaccttcatccagatccagtaggtggcgcgagatcttgggctgcacatgagtaaaagcaagacgaagtacatggtggcaacgtcagcggtaaaaaccaaagaacgaacaacatcaaatctcactggccaagcgaaaacaaaaaagataggagactacaacttttagaccgttgaaaatttctcctatctagggtcgaaaatcacaacccataacagctatgactatgaaatccgcgcatggctgttggctgccaacaaggcctatttcaaaaacttttccgctcaaaacctctcaccatagggtcgaagctcttaatgtacaagactatgatcttggcagtcctgatTATTTCTCGCAGACCTGGGAtcttaggaaaaaaaaattgcgaactcttgggcgcgttcgtgagaagaatcctccgaaggatttttgggccgctacatgaggatggacgattccatagccagcataacgacgaaatctatgagcgatatcacgaccgtcaggttgtgggtaaaatccggctcaacagattgcagtgggtgggtcacctaatccatatggatgaggatgatccagcccggaaagtctataacggcaatatctatggtagaaaaagaagacgaggcagaccctgcctaagatggagcgatggcgtaggccaggacgccagacagcttttagggatatcgaattgttggacctcggcgcaaaaccggaatgtctggacttccttattaaggcatgcctagaccggatactggatGATTATAATGATTATAAAAAACCAACCGTAGTTAATTATTTAAGTTTTTTTAATGCAGGCTATTTTTTACCAGTGCTTAAACCTAtatgtttttcaaatttatgcGGATTTGGCAGAGTAAGAAAAACTCTTTTACCTTCTGGTAGTTACATATCCACAAAGAATACACCCATTTATGTCGAATCCTGAAACATTTCCTTAATTGTTAAATAGACCATATTGATCATTTTCCTTTAACCAGAATCGCATCATATCTAAGTACCGTTCCGTAGAAATGGCGGATTTTAGTGCGTTTGGATTTGCAAAACTTTTGAGGGAATTGTTGATTGATTCTTCTTTATTCATTAGCAGAATTGGGAAAAACCCGATACAGCAGACGAAACCAAAAACCATATTTTTTCTCACTTCATTTCTTATGATCTGCAAGCTTGGTATATACTCGCAACCATTTTTTTCGAGGGTACTTTTGAATTCCCTATAGTAGAcctcttcaattaaataatcctTTTTGTTTTCTAAAACATCCAGTCTGGGGCTAGATGCCAAAAAGTAGTTCACGTCAATTCCTGGACTTCCAAACGCACTGTTCTGAAAATCGATCTGAAACATACGATTCAAATTATTTTAGattcattcgaaataaattttttataaagtGTGAATCGCGTTAAGTTCACTAaaagattactcactaagactGCATCCACTGGTGTTTGTTGAAGTTTGCAGTATTTAAATAGAAAGTTATTGGTCCACATATCGCCATGATTTAAGACTACTACATTGTCGGGTGAAATTTGCAAAGCATCTGTTAATCGGTTGAGCAATTTGTGTTCATcaagtttaattaatttttctgtGACTTCCTCGTATCCCTGCCAAGTTTTGGTGTGTTCGataagaaaattcaaattttgacgAACGAATTTTTCGTGCCTTTTGACCTTCAAATCTAGGGATGAAAACAGTCCTCCTTGTAGCTCTCGTGTCTCTTTGATCACTGGGTTCTGCAATATGCAATTATATATTAACTACTAAGCAGATTAAGCCTGTACCTTACACTATCGATGAGTAAAATGGAAGCGGCGTGAAATTGTGCCAGCTTTTCCAGAACCACACGACAATGGTTTTCATCTAAGCCCACAGAGCGATCTGCTAAAGAATAATGTGAAGCCTTCATGTCCTCCAAAATAAATGTGGCTGCTGGCTCATCTACCGTATGGAAACATCTGTGGAAACAATTTTCGGTGAATAGGTAGAAAGTGACAGTCTTACATTTTTTATAGCAGGTAGGTAACAGctaaataataattttgaaaaattccgtCGCCCATCATTACATAAAAAAATCCATCTTTCCCCATAAAAGTGGCTGAAAAAAATGCTCTGTAAATACGAAGCGTAAGATTGCCAGTGCCCCGCTAAGATGGAACTTGGGATAGAATTTGAGTTTGAAGACACCCCCAATTTCATAAATATTGCCACCCTCTCGAGAGCAAATCATCAACAAAAGATACCAGGACATCACACGTATGATTAGTGGGAGTGGGGAAGATAATTTGTTACTTTATACGTAGTTAAGACTAACGGGTTAATCATTGTGTAGATCAGTGTTATCCTGTTTCAGTGAACAATGAGACTTACCATCTTCCTTATAGCTTACAAATTTTCTAAGAGGCAAATGCCTAGATGCTGAAAACAGTATGTATTGAATTGGACGAAAGAATTTGGAAGTTACACTAGGTGTTGCGCAAGGGTCATActgaatatatgtacatatataaacatAACTGAAAAATTATTTCTGCAAAATAGCATACAGAAATATTATTTTTGCATTATGGGTGaaagcgttcaaaaattttccagcAGATCTCGATGTCAGGCTTTGTTATGATGACTTTCTCCCAACTTGGTAAGTGCTAATCATTtcaactctttttaaggttttgtttgaaaataaaaccttattaaaatcggttcaatgtctgtctgtctgtctgtccgtctgtctgtctgtctgtctgtcacaggcacttttctcataaacggctataccaattgacacgaaatttggtgagaaggtgagaactgtggacccccagacatgcagtgagtgatatccttctaagttgaatttaggggggttcccatacatgtaaaaaggtggtgtaaaacttttttcactgaatgtagccatgtggggtatcaaatgaaaggtctcaattagtacttttcgaagccagtcttagttttgagatttgttaaaaaggcggagaGTTGGAGGGGTGGAGTGTGATGATtttttaacggggccattctcagaaactacccagccgaaaaatctgaagaaaatcatgaagctgccgatgtatggtgcccaggcctcaaaatactctccatatcgatatctattcaaattaagttaataatagtatataaccatatttttggggaaattgagtaaaaccccccttaagtttatcccagagttataaaagttggtagtagtataaaatataataggaGGCATATTATCCCTaagcttgatcaaaatcatactattactaacaaagttatagtaactcaaagttgactctcccctgtaaattttCTGCAtctgaagtgggtagtcagacatgctaaatgcaaatacataacgggctacgtacaaatggaatagttcaacacttaaatatacttacagaagaagcaaacaaaacctttcatacctgaagcgcccagcttccggtctccAGTTCCAAGTTGAACTGCTATCGGTTACGCTTTTGAGTCTGCTAATATCTCCTGATTAGTTATTCGCCTTGGGTAGTATAATACATCCTACCTTTGCGTTATCGAATACTTGTCTTTTCTTTATGTAGACCTTCTAAGTGGGTCATGTTTCTCTACAGTATAGCAGGATTGTCCTGGCACAAATACCATCCTAACTAGTTTCAGCTTTTTGTTTGTATCAATATCGACACCACCGAATGTAGCCATGATGTCGCCCATTCTcccaattcaattcaatgcCTGTTTTCCATCAGTCTGCCACAACCAATTTAGTCCTAAACGGCTGTAActtttgtcacgaaatttggtgaagacGTCTGGTCTGTCAATCCCCCTACATGCAATAAGCGACAGAATGTTACGTTGGTTgtcttcaaattaaaaatttggcCCAACTCCTGTTGTATTCGAACAAATTACAAATCAAAAGGGACAAAATTAAAGAGGGAGGgtaatgaaaataacaaaagaaatataaaatgaaagatcgccttggaagatatttttctcgTTGGAAAACCCCAATATCTTAAAAGAGGTGAACGATGTTAGGAGACTAGATTCCCACGAGAGTCTCCACATCTGGAAAATTCCCCTCGAAAAAGGCCAAACACCGAGAtaggcaacaatttttccatcttggtggaacttttaggaaggactaggagaagaatagaagcCTAATTAAGATATTATAAACACAAGAACAGCTaaagaaaatgttgaaaaaatttTTCTGAAGATAATAACACTGAAAAAGGgggcagttggtccccgaaatacgaaTTTGTTTAAAtgagatacttttagccaataaaacggaacatctttcattttaagacttgGGCTAACAAATGATCTCCTAATCCAAACCAAagaaatatcttataaatgactTCGCTGCAGCCAGCCCCAAGCTCGCTTGTGAAGAGCAATGAAAGGATAGCTTCAGTGCGAATGCCTATAGGCTACCGGCGCGTTTCAAATATtagatgaggaaagtgcaggaaaactgtacacggccataagagaatgaccaatgtgcgaggtcagataaaagcagcaggatcactttcaagaccattcgacatcaacatcggtctacgacaaggggatgccttatcatgcgtcctttttaacctggcccttgagaaagtgatccgtgatgctgaagtaaatgcaagaggtacgatcctctttaagtccacccaactactggccaatgctgatgatatcgacataatgccttcttccagattgagcaggcggcgcgagatcttgggttgcacatcaatgaaggtaagacaaaatatatggtggcaacgccagcaccgaaaaccaaccaaccaacaacatcaaaccgcactggtcaaacgggaagaataaagataggagaatacaactttgtgaccgttgataatttatcctatctagggtcgaaaatcacaaccgataacagctatgatgatgaaatccactcatggttgttgtcagccaacagagcctatttcaacttacaaaaactgttccgctcgaaacgtctcaacatagggtcaaagctcttactgtacaagacagtgatcttcccagtcctcatctattccgcggagacttgggttcttagcaagaagaattacgagctcttggccgctttcgagagaagaatcctgcgaagaatttttggccgtctacttgaggatggataattccatagcctacataacgacgaaatctatgagcgataccatgaccgtccggttgtggataaaatccggttcaatagattacggtgggcgggtcacttaatccgtctggatgaggatgatccagcccgaaaagtctatagaggcaatatctatggtagaaaaagaagacgagacagaccctgcctaagatggagcgatggcgtaggccaggatgcctgTCAGCTTttggtgatatcgaattggtggtcctcggcgcaaaaccgggatgtctggagttccttattaaggcaggcctagaccgaattcCAGTTGtagcaccgttgatgatgatgatgaaagtgcaGAAACCatgtagtcttgcagattattcaCTCCTGGTTTATAAGTATAGAATGCAAATTCTttaaatgagaagaaagaaaaatttgagGTTCGCTACGGATTGTTTGACTAGGTGACTGGGTCACCTGTCGGTAATGAACAGCATGGTACCGAACCCTTTAATCGTGGGGTGGTTCCACATGCAGGCATCACGATGACCAGTACCATAATTCCGCTTACTGCAAATGCTCTGCAGTGATCGGTGGCGGCCACTTTAGCAGGTTCGTGTAGGCAACAGATAAGGTGGACTGAAGAACTGAACCTCTTTACCATTCGTTCCTATCATGGAATAACAACGGCGCCCCTTATTGCATTGCAACTTCGAGTGTTGGCCGAAATATATGCACGTGACTATGCAGTAGTTCCAAAATCAATACCGCTTTATTAGTTGCAACGACATCAGGAAACTTGTTCGACTTGGGGtcaccgcggaaactggtgatgaAGTTTCGATGCGGACAAGGGCCACGGCATCAACAAGCACAGCCGAAACACTTGTCTTTGCGTCTGACTAAAGACTTGGCTGAAGTTAGGGGCCAATTCCAAAGGGCTTTAATAGAATTTTCGAAAGTAGGTCCTTTGCCTAGCCCAGGTATTCGCAGGTCCTATGCATTTATAGCAACTTCGAGAATTTCATCACAAATGAATGATGAGGTTGCATCTCgactatgtgctgatatgtcactaCTGGAACTACAaatacttgtgtattgtggtgtagtTGCGGCTGTCTGGTTGAATTGTTAACAGATTCGCTCcgatgttattggtttgagtgaccgatgAGTTTCACTATTGaagattcgtctggaacgtcggcatcACTCATTGGAGCAGGACATTGCTAAGCTGACTCAAATCAGTGGTGGCAATGCCAACAGGCGGgttagaaataaagtgcagagggtttaccagaaCTACGTTACCCGTAgttaaaattctggacacactaaaacaaaaactttctgttgTATGTAGTCGGTTACGACAGTATCGCCAAATCCACTAaaaacgtgtccagaatgcaacgttacGCGATGTGCCAGCGGAGTTTTCTCAGGtctctcaacgaattccaataggtcgtccagacagtacagcttTCGGTAACTGAAGCGTATGAATATTGGGGTGAACGTTGGGGGTTGTTACTGTGTGGAATACTACCGAAAGCAACCGCTATGCCACTTTCCGGATGTTACTGAAAAGGAGGTTTgtcgagccataaacagctcgaagaactgtagaggcccaggtctggatcgagtgCAGAACCTCTGGTACAGAAAGTTCACCAGCATACATGGTCGGCCGGCACACAGCATAAAGAAGGTCAATTGAGTTTTtttactgaggaagaggacaactggtcctcaaaataccggtatatgaggaataaaaaattcactattctgcattttaaaaataaaatttggcttTTTTTCTTCATTACAGAATTTTTGGTTAGTTACTACAGCTAACTAATTTAGATTAGCAACCATTGTAAGAAGGATGTGAAATAATAACTGATAGTAGAGGTGCGCTAAATATCACCTTAGCAAATGATGAGTTATCAAatcatttttcgaaaaaatatcTTAACCAACAACTTTCATTACCCTTATCGCTTGCATGACGATACATCACCAACATTGCATATTATGTTCGACAGCCGATGTGATCAAATATGGCGAGAGGCATATTGGTATGCACTTGTAtagcacttaagggggtcatcccgtgtgtctggttggagaaatcgatttttttttgcatgaattgtatttatatatagtggagaatatgtgggcaaaaggattttccgatattccgagtctttcagaaattacagtgttaaacaggtaaggagtttgcagc
The DNA window shown above is from Hermetia illucens chromosome 5, iHerIll2.2.curated.20191125, whole genome shotgun sequence and carries:
- the LOC119657344 gene encoding uncharacterized protein LOC119657344; the encoded protein is MAVADANSFCKITEYFDEKFFEEALSKGLGCRNLRIIRLKFSMGAEGGDYFSSWLYRVEALYSVEDSTAKKISLICKMCNVGDKVGFEVNSFTKEKRMYVGILPKLHQILRDVKFAPQCFHTVDEPAATFILEDMKASHYSLADRSVGLDENHCRVVLEKLAQFHAASILLIDSNPVIKETRELQGGLFSSLDLKVKRHEKFVRQNLNFLIEHTKTWQGYEEVTEKLIKLDEHKLLNRLTDALQISPDNVVVLNHGDMWTNNFLFKYCKLQQTPVDAVLIDFQNSAFGSPGIDVNYFLASSPRLDVLENKKDYLIEEVYYREFKSTLEKNGCEYIPSLQIIRNEVRKNMVFGFVCCIGFFPILLMNKEESINNSLKSFANPNALKSAISTERYLDMMRFWLKENDQYGLFNN